The following proteins are co-located in the Streptomyces sp. DT2A-34 genome:
- a CDS encoding phosphocholine cytidylyltransferase family protein, which yields MIGLVLAAGAGRRLRPYTDSLPKALVPVGPAGIEGEPTVLDLTLGNFAEIGLTEVAIIVGYRKEAVYERKEALEQKYGLKLTLIDNDKAEEWNNAYSLWCGRDALKDGVILANGDTVHPVSVEKTLLAARGDGKKIILALDTVKHLADEEMKVVVDPEKGMTKITKLMDPAEATGEYIGVTLIEGDAAPELADALKTVWETDPQQFYEHGYQELVNRGFRIDVAPIGDVKWVEIDNHDDLARGREIACQY from the coding sequence ATGATCGGCCTCGTGCTGGCGGCCGGCGCCGGACGGCGTCTGCGCCCCTACACCGACAGCCTTCCCAAGGCTCTGGTGCCGGTGGGGCCTGCGGGCATAGAGGGCGAACCCACGGTTCTGGATCTGACCCTCGGCAACTTCGCCGAGATCGGTCTGACCGAGGTCGCGATCATCGTCGGCTACCGCAAGGAGGCCGTGTACGAGCGCAAGGAAGCCCTTGAGCAGAAGTACGGCCTGAAGCTCACCCTCATCGACAACGACAAGGCCGAGGAGTGGAACAACGCCTACTCCCTGTGGTGCGGCCGTGACGCCCTCAAGGACGGCGTGATCCTCGCCAACGGCGACACCGTCCACCCGGTCTCCGTCGAGAAGACGCTGCTCGCCGCCCGCGGCGACGGCAAGAAGATCATCCTCGCCCTGGACACGGTGAAGCACCTGGCCGACGAGGAGATGAAGGTCGTCGTCGACCCCGAGAAGGGCATGACGAAGATCACCAAGCTGATGGACCCCGCCGAGGCCACCGGCGAGTACATCGGCGTCACCCTCATCGAGGGCGACGCCGCCCCCGAGCTGGCCGACGCCCTGAAGACCGTGTGGGAGACCGACCCGCAGCAGTTCTACGAGCACGGCTACCAGGAGCTCGTGAACCGCGGCTTCCGCATCGACGTGGCGCCGATCGGCGACGTCAAGTGGGTGGAGATCGACAATCACGACGATCTCGCCCGCGGACGGGAGATCGCGTGCCAGTACTGA
- the idi gene encoding isopentenyl-diphosphate Delta-isomerase, which produces MPITPATATHSPSNGAADAILLELVDENGVTIGTAEKLAAHQPPGQLHRAFSVFLFDERGRLLLQQRALGKYHSPGVWSNTCCGHPYPGEAPFAAAARRTYEELGVSPSLLAEAGTVRYNHPDPDSGLVEQEYNHLFVGLVQSPLRPDAEEVGDTAFVTSAELAERHAKDPFSSWFMTVLDAARPAIRELTGPSADW; this is translated from the coding sequence ATGCCGATCACACCTGCGACCGCGACGCACAGTCCGTCGAACGGCGCCGCAGACGCGATTTTGCTGGAACTGGTCGACGAGAACGGTGTGACGATCGGCACCGCGGAGAAGCTCGCCGCCCATCAGCCGCCGGGGCAACTGCACCGCGCCTTCTCCGTGTTCCTCTTCGACGAGCGCGGCCGACTGCTGCTCCAGCAGCGGGCGCTCGGCAAGTACCACTCCCCCGGTGTGTGGTCCAACACCTGCTGCGGCCACCCCTACCCCGGCGAGGCACCCTTCGCAGCCGCGGCCCGGCGGACGTACGAGGAGCTCGGCGTCTCCCCGTCGCTGCTCGCGGAGGCGGGCACGGTCCGCTACAACCACCCGGACCCGGACTCGGGCCTGGTGGAGCAGGAGTACAACCACCTCTTCGTCGGTCTGGTGCAGTCCCCGCTGCGGCCGGATGCGGAGGAGGTCGGCGATACCGCCTTCGTGACCTCCGCCGAGCTGGCGGAGCGCCATGCGAAGGACCCTTTCTCGTCCTGGTTCATGACGGTGCTCGACGCGGCCCGCCCGGCGATCAGAGAGCTGACGGGCCCGTCGGCCGACTGGTGA
- a CDS encoding glycosyltransferase family 2 protein: MKVGAVIITMGNRPDELRALLDSVAKQDGDAVQVVVVGNGSPVPDVPEGVRTIELPENLGIPGGRNIGIEAFGPSGRDVDVLLFLDDDGLLAHHDTAELCREAFEADPKLGIISFRIADPDTGETQRRHVPRLRASDPMRSSRVTTFLGGANAVRTQVLAEVGGLPDEFFYAHEETDLAWRALDAGWMIDYRSDMVLYHPTTAPSRHAVYHRMVARNRVWLARRNLPAPLVPVYLGVWMLLTLLRRPSRPALKAWFGGFREGWTTPCGPRRPMKWRTVWRLTRLGRPPVI, encoded by the coding sequence ATGAAGGTCGGCGCGGTGATCATCACCATGGGCAACCGCCCCGACGAGCTCCGTGCCCTGCTCGACTCGGTCGCCAAGCAGGACGGCGACGCGGTCCAGGTCGTCGTGGTCGGCAACGGCTCCCCGGTGCCCGACGTCCCCGAAGGCGTCCGCACGATCGAGCTGCCCGAGAACCTCGGCATCCCCGGCGGCCGCAACATCGGTATCGAGGCCTTCGGCCCCAGCGGGCGCGATGTCGACGTACTGCTGTTCCTCGACGACGACGGCCTCCTCGCCCACCACGACACCGCGGAGCTGTGCCGCGAGGCCTTCGAGGCCGATCCGAAGCTCGGCATCATCAGCTTCCGCATCGCCGACCCGGACACCGGCGAGACCCAGCGCCGCCACGTCCCCCGGCTGCGCGCCTCCGACCCGATGCGCTCCTCCCGGGTCACCACCTTCCTCGGCGGCGCCAACGCCGTGCGGACCCAGGTCCTCGCCGAGGTCGGCGGGCTGCCGGACGAGTTCTTCTACGCCCATGAGGAAACCGACCTGGCATGGCGGGCCCTCGACGCGGGCTGGATGATCGACTACCGGTCCGACATGGTGCTGTACCACCCGACGACCGCGCCCTCCCGGCACGCGGTCTACCACCGCATGGTCGCCCGCAACCGCGTCTGGCTCGCCCGCCGCAACCTCCCCGCCCCCCTCGTCCCGGTCTATCTGGGCGTCTGGATGCTGCTCACGCTCCTGCGCCGCCCCTCCCGCCCCGCCCTGAAGGCATGGTTCGGCGGATTCAGGGAAGGCTGGACCACCCCGTGCGGTCCCCGCAGGCCCATGAAGTGGCGTACGGTGTGGCGGCTGACTCGACTGGGCCGACCTCCTGTCATCTGA
- a CDS encoding CDP-alcohol phosphatidyltransferase family protein, giving the protein MSRPSVAELRPVVHPAGVKDRRSGEHWMGRLYMREVSLRVDRYLVNTRVTPNQLTYLMTVCGVLAAPALLVPGIPGAVLGVVMVQLYLLLDCVDGEIARWRKQYSLGGVYLDRVGAYLTDAAVLVGFGLRAADLWGSGRIDWLWAFLGTLAALGAILIKAETDLVGVARHQNGLPPVKEAASEMRSSGMALARRAAAALKFHRLVLGIEASLLILVLAIVDQARGDLFFSRLGVAVLAGIALLQTLLHLVSILASSRLK; this is encoded by the coding sequence ATGTCAAGGCCATCGGTAGCTGAACTCCGCCCCGTCGTTCACCCCGCGGGGGTGAAGGACCGGCGCAGCGGTGAGCACTGGATGGGACGCCTCTACATGCGTGAGGTGTCCCTGCGGGTCGACCGCTACCTGGTGAACACCAGGGTCACGCCCAACCAGCTCACGTACCTGATGACCGTCTGTGGTGTCCTCGCGGCCCCGGCACTCCTGGTGCCGGGGATCCCGGGGGCGGTGCTCGGCGTGGTCATGGTCCAGCTGTACCTGCTGCTGGACTGCGTCGACGGCGAGATCGCACGCTGGAGGAAGCAGTACTCGCTCGGCGGGGTCTACCTGGACCGCGTCGGCGCCTACCTGACCGACGCGGCGGTGCTGGTCGGCTTCGGCCTGCGCGCCGCCGACCTGTGGGGCAGCGGCCGTATCGACTGGCTGTGGGCGTTCCTCGGCACGCTGGCCGCGCTCGGCGCGATCCTGATCAAGGCGGAGACCGACCTCGTCGGTGTCGCCCGGCACCAGAACGGCCTGCCGCCGGTCAAGGAGGCCGCCTCCGAGATGCGCTCCTCCGGCATGGCGCTGGCCCGCAGGGCCGCCGCCGCCCTCAAGTTCCACCGCCTGGTCCTCGGTATCGAGGCGTCCCTGCTGATCCTGGTGCTGGCGATCGTGGACCAGGCCCGCGGTGACCTGTTCTTCTCCCGGCTCGGCGTCGCGGTGCTGGCCGGCATCGCGCTGCTGCAGACCCTGCTGCACCTCGTGTCCATCCTCGCTTCGAGCAGGCTGAAGTGA
- the galE gene encoding UDP-glucose 4-epimerase GalE, translating into MTWLITGGAGYIGAHVARAMTDAGEHVLVLDDLSAGFPARLPSDVALVEGSSLDGALLKRVLAEHAVTGVVHLAARKQVGESVAQPTRYYRENVGGLATLLEAVAEAGVKRFVFSSSAAVYGNPDVDLITEDTACAPVNPYGETKLAGEWLVRATGRAHGIATVCLRYFNVAGAASPELADTGVFNIVPMVFDRLIRDEAPRIFGDDYPTPDGTCVRDYIHVADLAEAHLAAARRLTAADASGDLTVNIGRGEGVSVRELITVIGEVTGDPRPAVVEARRPGDAPRAVASAALAAEELGWTARRGIREMVESAWQGWLLHHGGPSRG; encoded by the coding sequence ATGACATGGCTGATCACAGGCGGAGCCGGCTACATCGGAGCACATGTGGCGCGGGCCATGACCGACGCAGGGGAGCACGTCCTCGTACTGGACGACCTCTCGGCCGGGTTTCCCGCGCGGCTGCCGTCGGACGTCGCGCTCGTCGAGGGCTCTTCGCTCGACGGTGCCCTGCTGAAGCGGGTGCTGGCCGAGCATGCGGTGACGGGTGTGGTGCATCTCGCCGCGCGCAAGCAGGTCGGCGAGTCCGTGGCGCAGCCGACGCGCTACTACCGGGAGAACGTGGGCGGTCTCGCCACGCTCCTGGAGGCGGTCGCCGAGGCGGGGGTGAAACGGTTCGTCTTCTCGTCGTCCGCCGCCGTCTACGGCAACCCTGATGTGGATCTCATCACGGAGGACACCGCGTGCGCGCCGGTGAACCCGTACGGCGAGACCAAGCTCGCCGGTGAGTGGCTGGTGCGGGCGACGGGCCGGGCGCACGGAATCGCCACCGTGTGCCTGCGCTACTTCAACGTCGCGGGCGCCGCCTCGCCCGAGCTGGCGGACACGGGCGTCTTCAACATCGTCCCCATGGTCTTCGACCGGCTCATCCGCGACGAGGCCCCGCGGATCTTCGGCGACGACTATCCGACGCCCGACGGCACCTGCGTCCGCGACTACATCCATGTCGCCGACCTCGCCGAGGCGCACCTGGCGGCGGCCCGGCGGCTCACCGCGGCGGACGCGAGCGGCGATCTGACGGTCAACATCGGCCGCGGCGAGGGCGTCTCCGTGCGCGAGCTGATCACCGTCATCGGGGAGGTCACCGGCGACCCGCGCCCCGCCGTCGTAGAGGCCCGGCGTCCCGGGGACGCGCCGCGCGCGGTCGCCTCGGCCGCGCTGGCCGCCGAGGAGCTCGGCTGGACGGCTCGGCGCGGGATACGCGAGATGGTCGAGTCGGCGTGGCAGGGGTGGCTCCTGCACCACGGCGGCCCGTCGCGCGGCTGA
- a CDS encoding cation diffusion facilitator family transporter, which yields MGAGHDHGHAHSHAPTTGTAAAAYRGRLRVALSITLGVMVVEIVGGVLADSLALIADAAHMATDALGLGMALLAIHFANRPPSDKRTFGYARAEILAALANCLLLLGVGGYVLYEAIQRFFTPADTEGGLMIVFGAIGLVANMISLSLLMRGQKESLNVRGAFLEVAADALGSLAVLISAVVILATGWQAADPIASLVIGLMIVPRTFKLLRETLDVLLEAAPKDVDMAQVRAHILALDGVEDVHDLHAWTITSGMPVLSAHVVVRSDVLNAIGHEKMLHELQGCLGDHFDVEHCTFQLEPVGHAEHEARLCH from the coding sequence ATGGGGGCTGGGCACGATCACGGGCACGCGCACTCGCACGCGCCCACGACCGGCACGGCGGCGGCCGCCTATCGCGGAAGGCTTCGCGTCGCGCTGTCGATCACGCTCGGCGTCATGGTGGTCGAGATCGTCGGCGGTGTGCTCGCGGACTCGCTGGCCCTGATCGCGGACGCGGCGCACATGGCGACCGACGCGCTGGGCCTCGGCATGGCCCTGCTCGCCATCCACTTCGCGAACCGCCCGCCGAGCGACAAGCGCACCTTCGGCTACGCCCGCGCGGAGATCCTCGCCGCCCTCGCCAACTGCCTGCTGCTCCTCGGTGTCGGCGGCTACGTGCTGTACGAGGCGATCCAGCGGTTCTTCACGCCCGCGGACACCGAGGGCGGCCTGATGATCGTGTTCGGTGCGATCGGCCTGGTCGCGAACATGATCTCGCTGTCGCTGCTGATGCGGGGCCAGAAGGAGAGCCTGAACGTGCGCGGCGCCTTCCTGGAGGTGGCCGCGGACGCGCTGGGCTCGCTGGCGGTGCTGATCTCGGCGGTGGTGATCCTGGCCACCGGCTGGCAGGCCGCCGACCCGATCGCCTCGCTGGTCATCGGCCTGATGATCGTGCCGCGCACCTTCAAGCTGCTGCGCGAGACCCTCGACGTCCTGCTGGAGGCGGCCCCCAAGGATGTCGACATGGCGCAGGTGCGGGCCCACATACTCGCCCTGGACGGCGTCGAGGACGTCCACGACCTGCACGCCTGGACGATCACGTCCGGCATGCCGGTGCTGTCGGCTCATGTGGTGGTGCGCTCCGACGTCCTGAACGCGATCGGCCACGAGAAGATGCTGCACGAGCTCCAGGGCTGCCTCGGCGACCACTTCGACGTGGAGCACTGCACCTTCCAGCTGGAGCCGGTCGGGCACGCGGAGCACGAGGCCCGGCTCTGCCACTGA
- a CDS encoding DUF5941 domain-containing protein has translation MSTAILTGQPVPGSSIEGDLRSLGYDVRVAADPADAETLLAQVPGDQRVAVVDARFVGHLHALRLGLTDPRFPLAAIPGAVTAQPAGRQALTRAMARENSAGGGTAVAVDSLADRIVTALDDEGTDVHRPELGSLVAAVPADPQARNEARQAVANVDDEAVRLKSAVKSRDGFFTTYCISPYSRYIARWCARRGLTPNQVTTASLITALIAAGCAATGTRGGFIAAGLLLIFSFVLDCTDGQLARYSLQYSTLGAWLDATFDRAKEYAYYAGLALGAARGGDDVWALALGAMVLQTCRHVVDFSFNEANHDATANTSPTAALSDKLDSVGWTVWVRRMIVLPIGERWAMIAVLTAVTTPRITFYALLIGCAFAATYTTAGRVLRSLTRKAQRTDRAARALADLADSGPLAEGLASGMRRLPARGPLGSRALVALEGAIPLMVALALTDYGSALPVALAALYVLASAAAVAHPLKGALDWLAPPFFRAAEYGTVLVLAAKADVNGALPAAFGLVAAVAYHHYDTVYRIRGNAGAPPAWLVRAIGGHEGRTLLVTVLAAVLSASQFTVALTALAVVVALVVLVESIRFWVSSGAPAVHDEGEPA, from the coding sequence TTGTCGACCGCCATCCTCACCGGTCAGCCGGTCCCCGGATCGTCGATCGAGGGCGATCTGCGGTCCCTCGGCTACGACGTCCGGGTCGCCGCCGACCCGGCCGACGCCGAGACGCTCCTCGCCCAGGTGCCCGGTGACCAGCGGGTCGCCGTCGTCGACGCCCGCTTCGTCGGCCACCTGCACGCGCTGCGCCTCGGCCTGACCGACCCCCGCTTCCCGCTCGCCGCGATCCCGGGCGCCGTCACGGCCCAGCCCGCCGGCCGCCAGGCCCTGACCCGCGCCATGGCCCGGGAGAACTCCGCGGGCGGCGGTACGGCGGTGGCCGTCGACAGCCTCGCCGACCGCATCGTCACCGCCCTCGACGACGAAGGCACCGACGTCCACCGCCCCGAGCTCGGCAGCCTGGTCGCCGCCGTCCCGGCCGACCCGCAGGCCCGCAACGAGGCACGGCAGGCCGTAGCGAACGTCGATGACGAGGCCGTACGCCTGAAGTCGGCCGTGAAGTCCCGCGACGGCTTCTTCACGACCTATTGCATCAGCCCGTACTCCCGCTACATCGCCCGCTGGTGCGCCCGCCGGGGCCTGACCCCCAACCAGGTCACCACCGCCTCCCTGATCACCGCGCTCATCGCGGCGGGCTGCGCGGCCACCGGCACCCGGGGCGGGTTCATCGCGGCCGGCCTCCTGCTGATCTTCTCGTTCGTGCTGGACTGCACCGACGGACAGCTCGCCCGCTACTCGCTTCAGTACTCCACGCTCGGCGCCTGGCTGGACGCCACCTTCGACCGGGCCAAGGAGTACGCCTACTACGCCGGCCTCGCGCTGGGAGCCGCACGGGGCGGCGACGACGTCTGGGCACTCGCCCTGGGCGCCATGGTCCTGCAGACCTGCCGGCACGTCGTCGACTTCTCCTTCAACGAGGCCAACCACGACGCCACCGCCAACACCAGCCCTACGGCCGCCCTCTCCGACAAGCTGGACAGCGTCGGCTGGACGGTGTGGGTACGCCGGATGATCGTCCTGCCGATCGGCGAGCGCTGGGCGATGATCGCGGTGCTCACGGCGGTCACCACTCCCCGTATCACCTTCTACGCACTGCTCATCGGGTGCGCGTTCGCGGCGACGTACACGACGGCGGGCCGCGTGCTGCGGTCGTTGACCCGTAAGGCCCAGCGCACCGACCGGGCGGCGCGGGCGCTGGCGGACCTGGCCGACAGTGGGCCGCTCGCCGAGGGTCTGGCCTCCGGCATGCGGCGGCTACCCGCCCGCGGCCCGCTCGGCTCCCGCGCGCTCGTGGCGCTGGAGGGAGCCATCCCACTGATGGTCGCGCTGGCCCTCACCGACTACGGCAGTGCGCTCCCCGTGGCCCTGGCCGCCCTGTACGTCCTCGCCTCCGCCGCAGCCGTCGCCCACCCCCTCAAGGGGGCCCTCGACTGGCTCGCCCCGCCGTTCTTCCGCGCCGCCGAATACGGCACCGTCCTGGTGCTGGCGGCCAAAGCGGACGTGAACGGAGCCCTTCCTGCGGCTTTCGGCCTGGTGGCGGCCGTCGCCTACCATCACTACGACACGGTGTACCGCATCCGCGGCAACGCCGGAGCGCCCCCGGCCTGGCTGGTGCGCGCCATCGGGGGGCACGAAGGACGGACGCTGCTCGTCACCGTCCTCGCCGCGGTGCTCTCCGCCTCGCAGTTCACGGTCGCGCTCACGGCCCTCGCCGTGGTCGTGGCCCTGGTGGTGCTCGTCGAGAGCATCCGCTTCTGGGTGTCCTCCGGGGCGCCCGCCGTACACGATGAAGGAGAACCCGCATGA
- a CDS encoding iron-containing alcohol dehydrogenase family protein, whose product MPVLTRLIPSPVVVDIRPGALDDLAGVLADERISHSGKLAVAVSNGSGARLKERLAPALPGASWYEVGGGTLDDAVRLAGDIKAGHYDAVVGLGGGKIIDCAKFAAARVGLSLVAVPTNLAHDGLCSPVATLDNDAGRGSYGVPTPIAVVIDLDVIRDAPARFVRAGIGDAISNISAIADWELANRVKGEKIDGLAAAIARQAGEAVLRHPGGIGDTDFLQVLAEALVLSGIAMSVSGDSRPSSGACHEINHAFDLLFPKRAAAHGEQCGLGAAFAMYLRGAHEESAYMAEVLRRHGLPVLPEEIGFTDDEFVRVVEFAPQTRPGRYTILEHLDLTTDQIKDIYADYVKAIGS is encoded by the coding sequence GTGCCAGTACTGACCCGGCTCATTCCCTCGCCGGTCGTCGTGGACATCCGCCCGGGTGCCCTCGACGACCTGGCCGGTGTGCTCGCCGACGAGCGCATCTCGCACTCCGGCAAGCTGGCCGTCGCCGTCAGCAACGGCTCCGGCGCCCGGCTCAAGGAGCGGCTCGCTCCGGCGCTGCCCGGCGCCAGCTGGTACGAGGTCGGCGGCGGCACCCTCGACGACGCGGTCCGGCTGGCCGGCGACATAAAGGCCGGCCACTACGACGCGGTCGTCGGGCTCGGCGGCGGCAAGATCATCGACTGCGCCAAGTTCGCCGCGGCCCGCGTCGGCCTGTCCCTGGTCGCCGTACCGACGAACCTCGCGCACGACGGCCTGTGCTCGCCGGTCGCCACCCTCGACAACGACGCGGGCCGCGGCTCCTACGGCGTGCCGACCCCGATCGCGGTCGTCATCGACCTGGACGTCATCCGCGACGCCCCGGCGCGTTTCGTGCGTGCGGGCATCGGCGACGCGATCTCCAACATCTCCGCGATCGCGGACTGGGAGCTCGCCAACCGCGTCAAGGGCGAGAAGATCGACGGCCTGGCCGCCGCGATCGCCCGCCAGGCCGGCGAGGCGGTCCTGCGGCACCCCGGCGGCATAGGGGACACCGACTTCCTGCAGGTGCTGGCCGAAGCGCTGGTCCTCAGCGGTATCGCCATGTCGGTGTCGGGCGACTCCCGCCCGTCCTCCGGCGCGTGCCACGAGATCAACCACGCCTTCGACCTGCTGTTCCCCAAGCGCGCCGCCGCCCACGGCGAGCAGTGCGGACTGGGCGCGGCCTTCGCGATGTACCTGCGCGGGGCACACGAGGAGTCGGCCTACATGGCCGAGGTGCTGCGGCGGCACGGGCTGCCGGTGCTTCCGGAGGAGATCGGCTTCACGGACGACGAGTTCGTCCGCGTCGTGGAGTTCGCTCCCCAGACCCGGCCCGGCCGCTACACGATCCTCGAACACCTCGACCTGACCACCGACCAGATCAAGGACATCTACGCCGACTATGTCAAGGCCATCGGTAGCTGA
- a CDS encoding ABC transporter permease, which yields MSETTHDGGVAVSAPPSPDEDLTAAQLAAKYGLSVSGARPSLFEYVRQLWDRRHFILAFSRAKLTAQYSQAKLGQLWQVATPLLNAAVYFFIFGLILKADRGMNREVYIPFLVTGVFVFTFTQSSVMAGVRAISGNLGLVRALHFPRASLPISFALQQLQQLLFSMIVLFVVAVGFGSYPRLSWLLIVPVLALQFLFNTGLAMIMARAGAKTPDLAQLMPFVMRTWMYASGVMFSIPIMLEDRPDWIATVLQWNPAAIYMDLMRFALIDGYDYSNLPTNAWAAALGWAVLFAVGGFVYFWKAEERYGRG from the coding sequence GTGAGTGAGACAACGCACGACGGCGGAGTCGCGGTGAGCGCGCCTCCGTCGCCCGACGAGGACCTCACGGCGGCACAGCTCGCCGCCAAGTACGGGCTGTCCGTGAGCGGCGCCCGCCCCTCGCTGTTCGAGTACGTCCGCCAGCTCTGGGACCGGCGGCACTTCATCCTCGCGTTCTCGCGGGCGAAGCTGACCGCCCAGTACAGCCAGGCGAAGCTCGGCCAGCTGTGGCAGGTGGCCACGCCCCTGCTGAACGCGGCGGTGTACTTCTTCATCTTCGGCCTCATCCTCAAGGCCGACCGCGGCATGAACCGCGAGGTGTACATCCCGTTCCTCGTCACCGGCGTGTTCGTGTTCACCTTCACCCAGAGCTCGGTGATGGCGGGCGTACGCGCGATCTCCGGCAACCTCGGCCTGGTCCGCGCCCTGCACTTCCCGCGCGCCTCGCTGCCGATCTCCTTCGCGTTGCAGCAGCTCCAGCAGTTGCTGTTCTCGATGATCGTGCTGTTCGTGGTGGCGGTCGGCTTCGGCAGCTACCCGCGCCTGTCCTGGCTGCTCATCGTGCCGGTGCTGGCGCTGCAGTTCCTCTTCAACACCGGCCTCGCGATGATCATGGCCCGCGCGGGCGCGAAGACCCCGGACCTGGCCCAGCTCATGCCTTTCGTGATGCGTACCTGGATGTACGCGTCCGGCGTGATGTTCTCCATCCCGATCATGCTTGAGGACCGCCCGGACTGGATCGCGACCGTCCTGCAGTGGAACCCGGCCGCGATCTACATGGACCTGATGCGCTTCGCCCTCATCGACGGCTACGACTACTCGAACCTGCCCACCAACGCCTGGGCGGCCGCGCTCGGCTGGGCCGTGCTGTTCGCCGTCGGCGGCTTCGTCTACTTCTGGAAGGCGGAAGAGAGGTACGGCCGTGGCTGA
- a CDS encoding enoyl-CoA hydratase/isomerase family protein, which translates to MEPQLLHSVADSVATVVIHHPAKRNAMTAAMWRALPPLLGTLAADPAVRALVLTGEGGTFCAGADISTLQGSPQEAQGLAVAAEEALAAFPKPTLAAVRGHCVGGGSQLAAACDLRFAEEGSLFGVTPAKLGIVYPASSTRRLVSLVGPATTKYLLFSGELIDAERALRTGLVDEVLPEGELGKRVVEFTRVLASRSQLTQAAAKEFADGRADRDAHWGEQARGSGDAAEGVTAFLERRQPRFTWSVPGRG; encoded by the coding sequence ATGGAGCCCCAGCTGCTGCACAGCGTCGCCGACTCGGTGGCCACCGTCGTCATCCACCATCCGGCCAAGCGCAACGCGATGACGGCCGCGATGTGGCGGGCGCTGCCGCCGCTGCTCGGCACGCTGGCCGCCGATCCGGCCGTACGGGCGCTGGTGCTGACCGGTGAGGGCGGGACGTTCTGCGCGGGCGCCGACATCTCGACGCTCCAGGGGTCCCCTCAGGAGGCGCAGGGACTGGCGGTGGCCGCCGAGGAGGCGCTGGCCGCCTTCCCGAAGCCGACGCTGGCCGCAGTCCGGGGGCACTGTGTGGGTGGCGGTTCGCAGCTGGCGGCCGCGTGTGATCTGCGGTTCGCCGAGGAGGGGTCGCTGTTCGGGGTGACGCCGGCGAAGCTCGGGATCGTGTATCCGGCGTCCTCCACACGGCGGTTGGTGTCGCTGGTGGGTCCGGCGACCACCAAGTACCTGTTGTTCTCGGGCGAGTTGATCGACGCGGAGCGGGCGCTGCGCACGGGGCTGGTGGACGAGGTGCTGCCGGAGGGCGAACTCGGCAAGCGGGTCGTGGAGTTCACCCGGGTCCTGGCGTCGCGCTCGCAGCTGACGCAGGCCGCGGCGAAGGAGTTCGCGGACGGGCGCGCGGACCGGGACGCGCACTGGGGCGAGCAGGCGCGCGGCAGCGGCGACGCCGCAGAGGGGGTCACCGCGTTCCTGGAGCGCCGTCAGCCGCGGTTCACGTGGTCGGTTCCTGGCCGAGGATGA
- a CDS encoding ATP-binding protein, with protein sequence MENHGRGSGPRPAGGADEPLGQRPPNPLPYEGVWRFTAPAVDASVPQARHAVRDLLYRQGVPVSDDLVQGVLLIVSELVTNAVRHAALLSPMLAVEVAVGAEWLRVSVEDNHPYRPTALEADHGRTGGRGLLLVREVTREAGGVCDVEHTASGGKVIWAAVPLKPVRVP encoded by the coding sequence ATGGAGAACCACGGGCGCGGGTCCGGCCCACGCCCAGCAGGCGGCGCGGACGAGCCCCTCGGTCAGCGGCCGCCGAATCCCCTGCCGTACGAGGGTGTGTGGCGGTTCACCGCTCCCGCCGTCGACGCCTCGGTCCCGCAGGCGCGGCACGCCGTACGGGACCTGCTGTACCGCCAGGGCGTGCCGGTTTCGGACGACCTGGTTCAGGGAGTGTTGCTGATCGTTTCGGAGCTGGTCACGAACGCCGTACGGCACGCGGCGCTGCTGTCGCCGATGCTCGCCGTGGAGGTCGCCGTCGGTGCCGAGTGGCTGCGGGTGTCCGTCGAGGACAACCACCCCTACCGTCCGACCGCGCTGGAGGCGGACCACGGCCGGACCGGCGGCCGCGGGCTGCTCCTGGTGCGCGAGGTCACGCGGGAGGCGGGCGGCGTGTGCGACGTCGAGCACACGGCGAGCGGCGGCAAGGTGATCTGGGCCGCCGTCCCGCTCAAACCCGTACGCGTGCCCTAG